In Anomaloglossus baeobatrachus isolate aAnoBae1 chromosome 3, aAnoBae1.hap1, whole genome shotgun sequence, one genomic interval encodes:
- the MTLN gene encoding mitoregulin: protein MAEVSERGLYVAVLLSFAAGVLVGWQANRQRRKYLDWRRKRLHDKLLETQKRLDLS, encoded by the coding sequence ATGGCGGAGGTGTCTGAGCGCGGGCTGTACGTGGCGGTGCTGCTCAGCTTTGCCGCCGGGGTGCTTGTAGGTTGGCAGGCGAACCGGCAGCGCAGGAAGTATCTGGACTGGAGAAGGAAGAGGCTGCACGACAAACTGCTGGAGACCCAGAAGAGGCTGGATCTGTCCTAG